In Oncorhynchus nerka isolate Pitt River linkage group LG26, Oner_Uvic_2.0, whole genome shotgun sequence, one DNA window encodes the following:
- the si:ch211-195b15.8 gene encoding tyrosine-protein phosphatase vhp-1 produces the protein MVFYRERENGTRERPPLSLILPHLYLGAETDVTQDCLGARGISYVLSVSRCSPQPTFLPRSQYLRIPIDDSLRDDLLPYIPEALRFIDGAMSSDGSVIVHCAAGISRSPALAVAYIMYNLGMDLDHAYRFVKERRPSISPNFNFLGQLQHFQGTLAQKASNGNPTIHPIRSLDTCLQSSNENISCGSSVPLSANQIMNIQDNGYVAKDFLGVAKVHNMYNEISTCNTENIEQRCSYSCETQSLSEKPQQDQRSVPSQLTLALSSKLRTLTLNLNHNHNQNQREAQNSCGPMTPSPNEPATPTPKPNTLQIPTGIASLSEKRKSLTLSLSPVGAILPTPHQNEPQSNNRHSISHKPTRSSASNTIHKRESEGTSGSKRHGRKPSAVALSSSQTDVQQRERSTSCGKAAGRPNHCSSRTQVKVERAGRGQGKREPSRCQSVEKGRPNSTPKTGKDHSKGRAERETLTGSLSSSSVLNQLSIIVDQQVSPAAKLSASAVEAEEGVDAEQGLLSPLNLTVNKLLGWGEKMLLGVLLGPRIKVGQAVLPYRC, from the exons ATGGTgttctacagggagagagagaacgggacacGCGAACGTCCACCGCTGTCTCTCATCCTACCGCATCTTTACCTAGGTGCAGAGACGGACGTCACGCAG GATTGCCTCGGCGCTCGCGGGATCTCCTACGTGCTAAGCGTGAGCCGCTGCAGCCCGCAGCCTACTTTCCTTCCCCGTTCCCAGTACCTTCGCATCCCCATCGACGACTCTCTCCGAGATGACCTGCTGCCCTATATCCCGGAGGCACTGCGTTTTATCG aTGGGGCTATGTCATCAGATGGATCTGTGATAGTTCATTGTGCTGCAGGAATCTCTCGCTCCCCTGCCCTGGCTGTGGCCTACATTATGTACAACCTGGGGATGGACCTTGACCATGCCTACAG GTTTGTGAAAGAGCGCAGGCCTTCAATCTCCCCTAACTTCAATTTTCTGGGTCAGCTACAACACTTCCAGGGAACCCTCGCTCAGAAGGCCTCTAATGGCAACCCCACTATCCACCCAATCAGATCACTGGACACATGCCTGCAGTCAAGCAATGAAAACATTAGCTGCGGTTCCTCTGTCCCCCTGTCAGCCAATCAGATCATGAATATTCAGGACAATGGCTATGTTGCTAAGGACTTTTTAGGGGTTGCTAAAGTGCATAATATGTACAATGAGATTTCCACTTGtaacacagagaacatagagcAAAGGTGCTCATATTCATGTGAAACTCAGAGTCTATCAGAGAAGCCACAGCAAGACCAGAGGAGTGTGCCTTCACAACTGACGCTGGCTCTCTCTAGCAAACTCAGAACGCTCACTCTCAACCTGAACCATAACCACAACCAGAACCAGAGGGAGGCCCAGAACTCGTGTGGACCAATGACTCCAAGCCCCAACGAACCAGCGACACCAACACCAAAGCCCAACACACTACAAATCCCAACAGGCATTGCATCTCTCTCTGAGAAGCGCAAGAGCCtcaccctctccctgtctcccgtTGGTGCAATTCTCCCAACCCCCCACCAGAATGAGCCACAAAGCAACAACAGGCACAGCATTAGCCACAAGCCAACACGCTCCAGCGCTTCCAACACCATCCACAAGAGGGAGTCAGAAGGCACCAGTGGTTCAAAAAGGCACGGTAGAAAGCCTTCGGCGGTGgccctttcctcctcacagacagaCGTACAACAGAGAGAAAGGAGCACATCCTGTGGCAAAGCAGCAGGTCGGCCCAATCACTGCTCCTCCCGAACCCAGGTGAAAGTAGAGAGAGCTGGAAGAGGCCAGGGTAAAAGAGAGCCCAGCCGCTGTCAGAGCGTGGAGAAGGGGAGGCCTAACTCAACTCCAAAGACAGGGAAGGACCACAGCAAgggaagagcagagagggagacgcTAACTGGGAGCCTGAGCAGCAGTTCTGTTTTGAATCAGCTCAGTATCATAGTTGACCAGCAGGTGTCGCCAGCAGCTAAACTGTCTGCATCTGCAGTGGAGGCTGAGGAAGGAGTGGATGCTGAACAGggcctcctgtctcctctcaacCTGACTGTCAACAAGCTGCTGGGCTGGGGGGAGAAgatgctgttgggggttctgCTTGGCCCCCGGATCAAAGTGGGACAGGCTGTTCTGCCCTATAGGTGCTGA